The Solanum dulcamara chromosome 6, daSolDulc1.2, whole genome shotgun sequence genome contains the following window.
AGTTTATCAACACCTTTTACCAAACACGTCAACTGCTTATTATCAATTTCCACACTTTTCCACTAAgtaactgcttatttataaaatcagTTTCGTCGTTTAAAATAGTTTTCAGCACTTAAAATTTAACTATCAACTAATCCAAACAAGCTCTTACAAAACAATAACCAATATTTAGCAGGTGTTTCCAAATGGGTTTGGATGATCTATTTTATAGCAATCCAGAGTTTCAGACACAAAGCAAGAGAGAATTTTTCACCTCAGAAGGCAAACTTTTGGAGAAAAGGCAGAGAAACCACTCAGTGCAAACAAGAGAAACATCAAATTCTAGAGAATCCAAATGAGCTGCTAACCTGCATTTTCCTCATCAATTTCAGAAAACAATCTATATCCACGTGAATCAAAAACATCAGTGGGAAAAAATAATTGCAAAAGGCAAAAGATCAAGTACCTTGGACATTTTTTGGTTAATAGGTCCTTGAACACTCTTTGTTCAACATGGCATCCGGACAAGTTATTAGTATAACAATCACTAACCAGGACATTCTCTAAAAGGACAGCAAGCATCCAGAAAGCATCTTCTTCAGTTTTCAGCACGAGCAACAATAATGCTGCAACATAGTTCAATCCCTGTAAAACAATCAGCTCATTTAAATTAGTGATGTAACAACTACTAttgaagcaaaaaaaaaaaaccgcTTGTTCTACACTTCCCAACCTCTTTGTCTCTAAGTGGGCACATTTAAGGCCTTGTGATGTCTAAGATCTTTTGACATGTAAGAAAATGTTTAATTAATTTGGTTGAGCACCTGGTTCTAATATGCTGAGCGGAAATTTTGATTGACTAGTTTAGAGCTAAGAACTGTGCTATATTGATAAAGCAACTTAAATTTCATCCTTATTCGAATTGCCCATCCTCAAGTTTTGCTTCCTTATTAGCCTTAGTTAAATATCCTTCTTACTCCTATTCAACTCTAAAAAAGGACACAGCTTTCAATTGCAAGATAACATGAGAGAATCGAATGGTATCCCTAAAGAAATGCATAATCTAGCTAAATAACGGATGCACGGACTTCTGTATATGAAAGAGAAAAGATCATAAAAGAATCTATCTTTGTTAAAGACGAGAAGGATATACCTGGCAATAGCCAACATCAGAATCTCGGAAAGAATAGGCGACGAGAACTCGCCTAAGAGCAGCATGACCCTCAGAAGTGTCCAACCAGGGATGACCAGGAAAAGTTCGTGGAAGGTCCTGCGAGTAAAAAACACATACAGATCACTAATTTGGTAATACCAAATCCTTAAAGAAAATGTATCTCAAATTTTACATTTCACCTCAAGCTTGATAACAAGTTACTGAATATAATCCTATTTCTTGTCTTCCATCTCAACATAAGCATTCCTCACATAACTAGAAGAGTTTCTTTCAGCTTTATTTCACAATAAATTAAACATCATGAAGACCCTTTTTTATATACAAACTGGTGCTCTACCATGAATAACTAGAAAGTCTCGCTCTTTAAATACAATGGGTGATATGGCTTCTAGTCTGTGTGCACTTTAACTTCATCAATCTGCATTTAACCCCTAACCAATAGGAAATGTCTATTCGAGTTTGAGCCAAGTATATTAGCCCAATAGAGAAATAGCAAATGGGACATGCTCTTCGACTTATAAAGGATCCTTTTCCAGCCAACCTTCAACATTACAACAGAGGAAAGCACTCAACCCTTGAAATCTGTAACACCAGTCTTCTCCTAAAACGGTTATCAACACATCAAGTACTTGCACAAGTCATCTCCTAAAACGATTATCAACACATCAAGTATTTGAACAAGTCATAAAACCTTGGCATTTTAATGAAATATTTGGAAGAGAGAAAAATTGCAGACGTATAACATCCAACAATATTATTCGCCCAAAAAAAAGGCATCCTAAATTACTCTTAGTTATACTTCACAAACTAGAATTTCACTCTATAACTAGATGAAAATGTTCGCATATAGAACACATATTAACAAGAAAACTGCCCGCAAATGCATCCAACATGTTATCAACACATCAAGTCTCAACATAAAGCAACAGCAgctaaaacaacaacaaccttcattATTCAAAAGGTAATATCAAATAGCATAACAACATATGCAAAGAGATAAACCAAATTTATTCTCTAAGGGGTCGTTTCATACACGGAATTAGGTGGGATATCCCAGGCTTAATCCTGGATATCCCATCAAACTTGGGATTATTTTATTAGTCCAAGGATTATAATCGGAGGACTATAACCAGGGGATAATTTAGTCTGTGAACCAAACGACCCGTTAATATCAACAAGGGATCAAAGGTAATGTTTTGACCAAGAAACTCACATGATCAATCTGTTTGGTTGCAGGTGTGACCTTATCCTCAACAGCCATGGTCATATCTTGGTAATAACTTTCCGGAACGGTTGATTTCTTCTTAGCTGCACCTGATAGTGAAAACCACACCTTAGGCCTCAACACAGGTGGGATTCCTTTCCTAATTAGTTTCTTGAGAGTAATTGCATTCACCAAAGTAGAAAGTTTAAGGGAAGTTTTAAGGGTTGATGTAACTTGTGTTTGCAAATACCAATTTGCACCTTTGCTAGCTTCTAATGCCCACCACACCCTACCCTGTTCCCTAACCTTCTCCCTAACCTCATTCAACACATTTACATCATCAACATTGCCTTCAACTGTGAACCCATATAGATCTTGGAATTTAACAGTTATATTTGCCCTTCTGGAATGAATACTTGGCCTCAAAATCTGAATTTGAGATTGGTATTCAAAGGCCAAATCTTTTCTATTTTGGGTTCCAaacattttttgtgtgtgtgtgggaGTTTCAAAGATTAATCAAAAGGGTATGGGAAAATAGATGTAAGAACACAAACGGTCAACTTTCcagacaaaatgagaaaatccaGGGCCTTAAAAGGAATGGGTATTTGAGCTTTTTAGAAAAATCCCATTTCTGGGGCATCAGATTCTTGAAACACAAAATGATTTGTACagaaagaaggggaaaaaatCAGATCTTTTTTTAACAGCAAATGCTTGAAAGGAAGGCAAAATCCTGTACAACAGAAAAAGAGGAAGACAGAAGAAACAAATTAGGAACGTTGGATAATGGAAAGGGAGGATTCAAAATGCAAAGAAAAAGACACAATTTTGTATACGCAGGTGTTTGGATCGGCTATAACTTAAGCTGATTAtaagcttcttcttttttcttttttttgtgtttgGCTAGttgtcattttgtgcttaaaataagttctaATAAATAGTTAGATttatttgaatatttattttaaagcagtttataaatcaaaaaaaaagttgattgcacctattcttttttttaacttataaacagtgttcaacttataagctgcttaaaaataagttaatccAAATATCCTAATAATCTATATTTGAGTGAATCAAAGCTTTTTCAAATGAAAAGATTTGGTGGCCTCAAAGTAGACAGAAGGACAAAGAAAAGATTATTTATATTTGttctcttttaatttatttgtcttaattttaattttttaaaatttttatttctagtttttcatgtgaaATATTTAATATTGTAAGATTAAAGAGGATTTTTAATACGTTCTacgtatttttaatttaatatcaaaaagttcaaaaatattattttcttaaattttatgtcaaGTTAAAACCACATGAATAAATAGAAATAAACGAAGTATGATTTAATATTCCTTTCTTCTCAAATTATCtagtgatttttaaaaataattatatcaacttattaataaaattcaagatataattaattgttttttcattttatttttaatactagAAATACCTCAATTAgctaaaatttatatttcaagacataaatgaaaaattttaaaaatattctaattagtacttatttttattaagaggAGTGTaaaaaaatcgaaccaaataATTAAGacaaaatgatcaaaaatgtccttaaactatttgaaataaacaaaaatgccctccgtttatagtttggtccaaaaatgccctTGCCGTCAATACTTTGGttcaaaaatgcccttattattatttaatgggtcaaaaatgccctttttcaaataaatatattatttattttcttttcgaacacatatttttcctaataatatttcttttattagcaaatatttattctacttcaattagaaaaaaattaaaaatatttcttattttattataactattttttatcgtgatttgaataaaaattaatgatgaatttattatgatcttatatatatatatatgagacatatattatccattaaaacttagagtacatgaaattattcttttttaattgataaaatgagataaccatgaataaaataattttctacatttGTATTACTTAGTGGTTTaaatagaaagaaaacaagaatgaagttctttaaaagtaatatttttataaggaatacgattttttttttaaaaaagatatatatatattcgtaaaAGGCATTTTTGATCCATTTTGTAATAATAGGGACATTTTTTatccatt
Protein-coding sequences here:
- the LOC129893245 gene encoding uncharacterized protein LOC129893245, encoding MFGTQNRKDLAFEYQSQIQILRPSIHSRRANITVKFQDLYGFTVEGNVDDVNVLNEVREKVREQGRVWWALEASKGANWYLQTQVTSTLKTSLKLSTLVNAITLKKLIRKGIPPVLRPKVWFSLSGAAKKKSTVPESYYQDMTMAVEDKVTPATKQIDHDLPRTFPGHPWLDTSEGHAALRRVLVAYSFRDSDVGYCQGLNYVAALLLLVLKTEEDAFWMLAVLLENVLVSDCYTNNLSGCHVEQRVFKDLLTKKCPRLAAHLDSLEFDVSLVCTEWFLCLFSKSLPSETTLRVWDVLFFEGAKVLFHVALAIFKMNEEKLLVAHHVGDVISIIQRSTHHLFDPDELLTVAFDKVGSMTTTTISKQRKKQEPAVMAELDQRSRRLNSVFPDEKL